The Solanum pennellii chromosome 11, SPENNV200 genome contains a region encoding:
- the LOC107004805 gene encoding pentatricopeptide repeat-containing protein At3g22150, chloroplastic: MRLAMSFSSALPLPLPSTFSQSPSLSLTHLPNFSSLPLTDQQCTLTDSKPRTIRFRLSELCRQGQPHLARQLFDTIPQPSTVLWNTIIIGFVCNNMPHEAISFYSRLKHVGSSVCDQYTYSSVLKACAETKLILVGKAVHCHILRSGIHPSRIVSNSLLNMYSATCLTLDNGSECDLVERVFRTMRKRNAVAWNTIFSWYVKRKRFSEAVRCFVMMMRLGIKPTVVSFINVFPAVSEIGDVRVADVLYGLLVKLGNAYVNDLFVVSAAIVMYAELGCVDLATRIFENTCERNTEIWNSMISGYIQNNFPLKAVDLFLEAVEAEDAVTTDDVTFVSALMATSQLQHLEFAQQLHACLIKKCRDIQVISLNAMIATYSRCNHVGDSFKVFNGMKERDIVSWNTMVSVLVQNGLDDEALMLVYEMQKLGVAIDDITITILLSAASNLRDREIGKQTHAYLLRHDIQFEGMESYLIDMYAKSNMIREAQAIFQSNFTNDKDQATWNAMIAGNTQNGLIEQSFVVFKEMLEQNVKPNAVTLASILPSCSQSGSIAIGKQLHCFAIRNLFENNVYVVSALVDMYSKSGIIDYAESVFLKSPEKNSVTYTNMILGYGQHGMGKKALTLFYSLRQNGLEPDAVTFVAVLSACSYTGLVDEGLQIFELMGEEYGIQPSAEHYACVVDMLGRVGRLNEAHNFAKQLGVEGNVLGIWGSLLAACRVHRNFELGKIVSSKLLELEGSDEISGYHVLLSNIYAEEGNWQSVDDVRRGMRKMGLSKEVGCSWIDTSGYPHCFVSKDKKHPQFCMIYDMLEYLTINMKDVGYKPKLELIEEWIYGLEE; the protein is encoded by the coding sequence ATGCGTTTGGCAATGTCTTTTTCTTCagctcttcctcttcctcttccttcaACTTTCTCACAATCTCCATCTTTGAGCTTAACCCATCTCCCAAATTTCTCTTCTTTACCCCTTACAGACCAACAATGCACTCTTACAGACTCAAAACCCAGAACAATTCGCTTTCGTTTGAGCGAATTGTGCAGACAAGGCCAACCCCATCTCGCCCGCCAACTGTTCGATACAATTCCTCAACCATCAACTGTCCTTTGGAACACAATTATCATTGGGTTTGTCTGTAACAACATGCCCCATGAAGCCATTTCATTCTACTCTCGATTGAAACATGTGGGTTCATCCGTATGTGATCAGTATACTTATTCCTCTGTTCTCAAGGCTTGCGCAGAGACCAAACTGATTCTTGTAGGTAAAGCTGTGCATTGCCACATTCTGCGTTCTGGGATTCATCCTAGTAGGATTGTTAGTAATTCTTTGTTGAATATGTACTCTGCGACTTGTCTTACATTGGATAATGGTTCCGAGTGTGATTTAGTTGAAAGGGTGTTTAGAACTATGCGTAAAAGAAATGCTGTTGCGTGGAATACTATTTTTTCATGGTATGTGAAAAGGAAGAGGTTTTCAGAAGCAGTGAGGTGTTTTGTTATGATGATGAGATTAGGTATTAAGCCAACTGTTGTTAGttttattaatgtttttccTGCTGTATCAGAAATAGGGGATGTTAGAGTTGCTGATGTTCTTTATGGATTGCTCGTGAAATTGGGTAATGCATATGTAAATGACTTGTTTGTTGTTAGTGCTGCCATTGTTATGTATGCTGAGCTTGGTTGCGTTGATTTGGCGACCAGAATATTTGAGAATACTTGTGAAAGAAATACAGAGATCTGGAACTCTATGATAAGCGGGTACATTCAGAATAATTTTCCTTTAAAAGCTGTTGATCTCTTTCTTGAAGCTGTAGAAGCAGAGGATGCTGTTACTACTGATGATGTGACATTTGTATCCGCTCTTATGGCAACTTCACAGTTGCAGCATTTGGAGTTTGCCCAACAGTTACATGCATGCCTGATAAAGAAATGCAGGGATATACAGGTTATTTCGCTTAATGCTATGATAGCCACATACTCTAGGTGTAACCATGTTGGCGATtcatttaaagtttttaatggaATGAAGGAAAGAGATATAGTGTCATGGAACACCATGGTGTCTGTTTTGGTACAGAACGGACTGGATGATGAGGCTTTGATGCTTGTATATGAGATGCAAAAGCTTGGGGTTGCAATTGATGATATAACAATTACCATCCTGCTTTCTGCGGCATCAAATCTTAGGGACAGGGAAATTGGTAAACAGACCCATGCTTATCTTCTAAGGCACGATATTCAATTTGAAGGGATGGAGAGTTACCTGATAGACATGTATGCCAAATCTAATATGATTAGAGAAGCACAAGCAATATTCCAGTCGAACTTCACAAATGATAAAGATCAAGCGACGTGGAATGCTATGATTGCTGGAAACACTCAAAATGGATTAATTGAACAATCCTTTGTTGTCTTCAAGGAGATGCTAGAGCAGAATGTGAAGCCAAATGCTGTGACCTTAGCATCAATCCTCCCATCATGCAGCCAGTCTGGAAGTATAGCAATAGGCAAGCAGCTACATTGTTTTGCGATTCGCAATTTGTTTGAGAACAATGTTTATGTTGTTTCTGCTTTGGTAGACATGTATTCAAAATCAGGAATCATTGATTATGCGGAAAGTGTTTTTCTAAAATCTCCTGAGAAGAACTCTGTgacatatacaaatatgattttggGATATGGCCAGCATGGGATGGGTAAGAAAGCTCTAACACTGTTCTACTCTTTGAGGCAGAATGGCTTAGAGCCAGATGCTGTTACCTTTGTAGCAGTCCTGTCTGCTTGCAGCTACACCGGATTGGTAGATGAAGGCCTTCAAATATTTGAGCTGATGGGCGAAGAATACGGGATTCAGCCGTCGGCAGAGCACTATGCTTGTGTGGTTGACATGTTAGGAAGAGTTGGACGGTTGAATGAAGCTCATAATTTTGCTAAACAGTTGGGTGTTGAGGGTAATGTCCTGGGAATATGGGGATCACTCCTTGCAGCCTGCAGAGTACACAGAAATTTTGAATTGGGGAAAATTGTTTCCAGTAAGCTGCTTGAATTAGAGGGGAGTGATGAAATTTCTGGTTATCATGTTCTGCTCTCAAATATATATGCAGAGGAAGGAAACTGGCAGTCTGTAGATGATGTCAGAAGAGGAATGCGCAAAATGGGATTGTCAAAGGAGGTTGGGTGTAGTTGGATTGATACTTCTGGATATCCACACTGTTTTGTATCTAAAGATAAGAAGCATCCTCAGTTCTgcatgatatatgatatgttggAATATTTAACCATCAATATGAAGGATGTTGGCTATAAGCCTAAACTTGAACTAATAGAAGAGTGGATCTATGGGCTAGAAGAATAA
- the LOC107003626 gene encoding uncharacterized protein LOC107003626 codes for MDATLLANKLVNSTLKQKKARILCKLDIEKTYDHVNWNFLLKILKDMGFGIKWIGWINNCISGVKFSLLINGNSEGFFQDPMSLFLFLIATEGLNHMFRKGDPHQISIRSIITYMMSLFPVPKNIEKNINRLRRSFLWQGNKEKEGCNLVKWDTLTLGKRQGG; via the exons ATGGATGCAACATTGTTGGCTAATAAATTGGTCAACTCCACGTTAAAGCAGAAGAAAGCTAGGATTCTATGCAAGCTAGACATTGAGAAAACCTATGACCATGTTAATTGGAATTTCCTTCTAAAAATTCTAAAGGACATGGGATTTGGTATTAAGTGGATTGGCTGGATCAATAACTGCATTTCAGGTGTGAAGTTTTCCCTTCTCATAAATGGAAACTCTGAAGGATTCTTCCAAGATCCTATGTCCCTGTTCCTATTCTTAATAGCCACGGAGGGCTTGAATCACATGTTCCGGAAG GGTGACCCTCATCAAATCAGTATTAGATCGATCATTACTTATATGATGAGTTTATTTCCAGTCCCCAAGAACATTGAGAAGAATATAAATAGGCTCAGGAGATCTTTTCTTTGGCAAGGCAACAAGGAAAAGGAAGGCTGCAACTTGGTGAAGTGGGATACTCTCACACTTGGCAAAAGGCAAGGAGGCTAA